From Bacteroidota bacterium, a single genomic window includes:
- a CDS encoding cyclase family protein, whose product MNSIKAIIVIDTANYAADMTQPIDISIPLRAGENNVNAWWAKPVTIEPVVMGDFIGDVNQGGAVNFKDIKLNPHGNGTHTECVGHIAKENYTINQCLRKFVFVAQLISIEPQLIVNGDYILSKENFDGRIMNNIDALVIRTLPNEEGKLNRQYSGSNFPYIHHEAITYLVEAGINHLLIDLPSIDREQDDGQLLGHHAFWQYPNKVRAAATITELIYVPDSIEDGMYLLNIQITSLESDASPSKILLYKLNQA is encoded by the coding sequence ATGAATTCAATAAAGGCAATTATAGTTATTGATACGGCCAACTATGCGGCTGATATGACCCAACCTATTGATATTTCTATCCCACTTAGAGCAGGAGAAAACAATGTGAATGCGTGGTGGGCAAAACCTGTTACTATTGAGCCCGTTGTTATGGGCGATTTTATTGGAGATGTCAATCAGGGAGGGGCGGTAAATTTTAAAGACATAAAACTAAATCCGCATGGCAATGGAACGCACACTGAATGTGTTGGACATATTGCTAAGGAAAACTATACCATCAATCAGTGTCTTAGAAAGTTTGTTTTCGTTGCACAGCTAATCTCTATAGAGCCACAATTGATTGTTAACGGTGATTATATACTTTCTAAAGAAAATTTTGATGGAAGAATTATGAATAATATAGATGCGCTGGTAATTCGCACGTTGCCAAACGAGGAAGGTAAGTTAAATAGACAATACTCCGGAAGCAATTTTCCTTATATTCATCATGAAGCTATTACGTACCTTGTTGAAGCGGGCATCAACCATTTGCTTATTGATTTGCCATCCATCGATCGCGAACAAGATGATGGGCAATTGCTTGGGCATCATGCCTTTTGGCAATATCCAAATAAGGTAAGAGCAGCTGCAACAATAACCGAATTAATTTATGTTCCTGATAGCATTGAAGATGGAATGTACTTATTGAACATTCAAATCACCTCGCTTGAAAGCGATGCCAGCCCAAGTAAAATACTGTTGTATAAATTAAATCAAGCATAA
- a CDS encoding zinc metallopeptidase has translation MSGIYILSFLIMGVGMLLQFVLRSKFKKYSTETLAGGLSGAEIAAKMLSDNGIRDVKIISVQGQLTDHYNPADKTVNLSEGVYEGRNAAAAAVAAHECGHAVQHAKAYSMLQLRSSLVPIVSVASSWMQWVLLAGILMINQFPQLLLIGIVMFAATTVFAFVTLPVEFDASRRALVWLESSRTTTMQEHSRAKDALFWAAMTYVAAALGSLATLAYYLMIYMGRSRD, from the coding sequence ATGAGTGGGATTTATATTTTGTCTTTTTTGATAATGGGAGTAGGTATGTTGCTTCAGTTTGTTTTACGGAGCAAATTTAAGAAGTATTCTACCGAGACGTTAGCAGGAGGTTTAAGCGGTGCCGAGATAGCTGCAAAGATGTTAAGCGACAATGGCATACGTGACGTAAAAATTATTTCGGTTCAAGGTCAATTGACGGATCATTACAATCCAGCTGACAAAACCGTTAATTTGAGCGAGGGGGTTTATGAAGGTCGTAATGCAGCCGCAGCAGCGGTAGCTGCCCATGAGTGTGGTCACGCAGTGCAGCATGCCAAGGCATATTCGATGTTACAACTTAGAAGTTCATTGGTTCCTATTGTAAGTGTAGCAAGTTCATGGATGCAATGGGTACTATTGGCAGGCATTTTAATGATTAATCAATTTCCGCAACTGCTACTTATTGGCATCGTAATGTTTGCAGCAACTACCGTATTTGCATTTGTAACTTTACCCGTAGAGTTTGATGCAAGTCGCAGGGCATTAGTATGGCTTGAAAGTAGTCGCACCACAACAATGCAGGAACACAGCAGAGCCAAAGACGCATTGTTTTGGGCCGCTATGACTTATGTTGCTGCTGCTTTAGGAAGCTTAGCAACGCTAGCTTATTACCTGATGATTTATATGGGAAGAAGTCGCGACTAA
- a CDS encoding SufE family protein gives MTIIEAEKKVLDDFEIFDGDWEMIYQQIIDEGKKLPSLPDSYKNELYKIKGCQSSVWLNSECKNGIMEYNADSDSVFVKGLISLLVRILNNQKPADIVNADLGFIDKMGLRHHLAQTRSTGLSAMIARMKAEALQYR, from the coding sequence ATGACAATAATCGAAGCAGAAAAAAAGGTTCTGGATGATTTTGAAATTTTTGATGGCGATTGGGAGATGATCTATCAGCAAATTATAGACGAAGGCAAAAAATTGCCTTCATTGCCCGACAGCTATAAAAACGAACTTTATAAAATTAAAGGCTGCCAAAGCAGTGTGTGGCTAAATTCGGAATGTAAAAATGGTATAATGGAGTATAATGCAGACAGCGACTCCGTTTTTGTAAAAGGGTTGATTAGCTTATTGGTAAGGATATTAAACAATCAGAAACCAGCCGATATAGTGAATGCCGATCTTGGTTTTATAGATAAAATGGGATTACGGCACCATTTGGCGCAAACACGCAGCACTGGTCTCAGTGCTATGATTGCTCGTATGAAAGCAGAAGCCTTGCAATACCGTTAA
- a CDS encoding DUF59 domain-containing protein: MATITIGIPTLHKRVVDVLKTCYDPEIPVDIVELGLIYDVEVTPGNDVLVSMTLTSPACPVAETLPPEIELKLKNIPDCNKAVVSVTFEPPWDKEMMSEEARMELGMW; this comes from the coding sequence ATGGCAACTATAACTATAGGAATTCCCACCTTGCATAAACGTGTGGTAGATGTTTTAAAAACCTGCTACGACCCCGAAATTCCGGTTGATATTGTAGAACTTGGACTTATTTATGATGTTGAAGTAACCCCTGGGAATGATGTACTGGTATCAATGACATTAACCTCTCCTGCATGCCCGGTAGCAGAAACCCTGCCTCCAGAGATCGAACTAAAACTGAAAAACATTCCCGATTGTAATAAGGCAGTTGTAAGCGTGACTTTTGAACCACCATGGGATAAGGAAATGATGAGCGAAGAAGCTCGTATGGAACTTGGCATGTGGTAA
- a CDS encoding competence/damage-inducible protein A, producing MTIEIITIGDELLIGQVIDTNSAWMAQLLNQYGFIIKYRTAIGDDSKQIKEAIKVACNRVSIVLVTGGLGPTKDDITKKTLCEYFKTKLVLNKKVLHDIEKLFEERGRIISPVNRMQAEIPENCIALRNSNGTAPGMLFEQKGKIIISMPGVPYEMRGIMEEHVIPFLNKNFKTPSIVHHTVLTHGIGESAIAELISDWEDALPKSMKLAYLPASGMVRLRITAISNEKNIKTQVSKQIKNLKPLISKYIYGEGDTNLQELIANKLIENNATLAIAESCTGGLISHLITSVPGCSKFYCGSIISYDNSVKLSTLGVKKNTLEKHGAVSEQTVLEMAAGIQKKFKTSYAISTSGVAGPSGGTVEKPVGLVWIGIATPTKCFARKVQYGSDRMRNITVFAQSAMRMLLRELDT from the coding sequence ATGACCATAGAAATAATAACCATAGGTGACGAATTACTAATTGGACAAGTTATAGATACCAATTCGGCTTGGATGGCACAACTGCTTAATCAGTATGGCTTTATTATAAAATACCGCACAGCTATTGGTGATGATAGTAAACAAATTAAAGAAGCCATAAAAGTTGCGTGTAACCGTGTATCAATCGTATTAGTTACCGGAGGCCTTGGCCCTACCAAAGATGATATAACCAAAAAAACATTGTGCGAATACTTTAAAACAAAACTTGTGCTCAACAAGAAAGTATTACACGATATTGAAAAATTATTTGAGGAACGCGGGCGCATTATTAGCCCTGTAAATCGCATGCAAGCGGAGATTCCCGAAAATTGTATAGCGCTGCGAAATAGTAATGGCACTGCCCCCGGAATGTTGTTTGAGCAAAAAGGAAAGATTATTATTTCCATGCCGGGTGTTCCCTATGAGATGCGCGGAATTATGGAGGAGCATGTAATTCCATTCTTAAATAAGAATTTTAAAACCCCTAGCATTGTTCACCATACCGTACTTACCCATGGCATTGGCGAAAGTGCAATTGCCGAGCTTATCAGTGATTGGGAAGATGCTTTACCTAAATCTATGAAACTGGCTTATTTGCCTGCAAGCGGCATGGTTCGGTTAAGAATAACCGCCATAAGCAATGAAAAGAATATTAAAACACAAGTTTCTAAACAGATTAAGAATCTCAAACCATTAATAAGTAAGTACATATATGGTGAGGGTGACACTAACCTGCAAGAGCTGATTGCAAACAAACTGATTGAAAATAATGCTACCTTGGCAATTGCTGAAAGTTGCACAGGTGGCCTAATATCACACCTGATTACCTCGGTACCCGGATGTAGCAAATTTTATTGCGGCAGCATAATCAGTTATGACAATTCAGTTAAGCTAAGTACGCTTGGTGTTAAAAAAAATACACTTGAAAAACATGGTGCTGTTAGTGAGCAAACCGTATTGGAAATGGCTGCAGGGATTCAAAAAAAGTTTAAAACCAGCTATGCAATATCAACCAGTGGTGTGGCTGGCCCATCAGGGGGCACAGTTGAAAAACCGGTGGGTTTGGTTTGGATTGGCATTGCTACACCAACAAAATGTTTTGCACGCAAGGTGCAGTATGGTTCTGATAGAATGAGAAACATAACCGTATTTGCTCAATCTGCCATGAGAATGCTACTACGAGAACTTGATACATAG
- a CDS encoding gliding motility-associated C-terminal domain-containing protein, translated as MPNVTICLSNTTTLAPVYGGGTPAYTYSWSNGATAGSITVGPASTTTYTVTVTDSKGCTLTQSVTVTVNPALTLIASNDSTICFGPTITLNAAASGGNGNYTISWNNGLATGSSVTMTLFGDTTLAIELTDNCGTPAQYDTIKVTVVPEIKASSIVNQNVSCFGGNDGSSTVTQTGGFAPFSYQWSNGATTATNANCSAGTYTITVTDSKGCTGTTTVTITEPPQLTIAPITGATICIGESSLIAPTYGGGTPGYQYLWSNGATTATINVSPIVTTSYTVTVTDTKNCTTTAVALITVRPPLSFTFVTPNTTICKGKTLTVTATVKGGDGNYQYSFNGGAFGAANSLTFLVTQDTIIYIVVKDSCTTPQITDTIEVISIDAPIVNFSWDPSAGCQPLTVIFKDSTKAVANSTYLWKFGDGNTSTLVNPVHVYKNYGIYDVSLTVTTPQGCETSLLKPQIIEVYERPVALFEWSPKDPSLFYPMVYFYDQSSGNPTQWTWTFGDSSLFSFEQNPNHQYEDTGKYVVTLLVSNQYGCTDSIEFIIEVKDNFTFYIPNTFTPNGDGKNDYFAVLGINYERFTTRILNRWGQPVFETNAPNFWDGNDFNGKESPQGTYVYVIEVFEKTGKKHTYRGNINLVR; from the coding sequence TTGCCTAATGTAACTATTTGTTTATCGAATACCACAACGTTAGCTCCGGTATATGGTGGAGGTACGCCTGCATATACCTATAGCTGGAGTAATGGTGCTACTGCGGGCAGCATAACCGTAGGTCCCGCTAGCACTACTACATATACCGTTACGGTTACAGATAGTAAAGGATGTACCCTTACACAATCGGTTACGGTAACTGTCAATCCTGCCTTAACCCTAATAGCTTCTAATGACAGTACCATTTGCTTCGGTCCAACTATCACGCTAAATGCTGCGGCCTCGGGCGGAAATGGAAATTATACCATCAGCTGGAATAATGGCCTTGCTACCGGTAGTTCGGTTACTATGACCCTTTTTGGAGACACTACATTAGCTATAGAACTTACTGATAATTGCGGCACTCCTGCCCAATATGATACTATTAAAGTAACCGTAGTGCCTGAAATCAAAGCTTCAAGTATTGTTAATCAAAACGTATCTTGTTTTGGTGGCAACGATGGTAGTTCTACAGTAACACAAACCGGAGGCTTTGCTCCTTTCAGTTACCAATGGTCTAATGGTGCTACCACAGCTACCAATGCTAATTGCTCTGCAGGAACATATACAATTACCGTTACTGATAGTAAGGGCTGCACAGGGACTACTACTGTAACAATAACAGAACCACCACAGCTTACCATAGCTCCTATAACCGGAGCAACTATATGTATAGGAGAATCTAGCCTTATTGCGCCAACCTATGGGGGTGGCACTCCAGGCTATCAGTATCTATGGAGTAATGGAGCTACTACCGCAACCATTAATGTAAGCCCCATTGTAACCACTTCGTATACTGTTACGGTTACAGATACTAAAAATTGCACCACAACGGCTGTGGCACTTATAACAGTAAGGCCACCGTTATCATTTACCTTTGTTACTCCCAATACAACCATTTGCAAAGGCAAGACACTCACGGTAACAGCTACTGTGAAAGGAGGAGATGGAAATTATCAGTATTCGTTTAATGGAGGAGCATTTGGTGCTGCCAATAGCTTGACATTTCTAGTTACACAGGATACTATTATTTATATCGTAGTAAAAGATAGCTGCACTACACCGCAAATTACCGATACGATTGAAGTAATATCTATTGATGCTCCTATCGTGAATTTTTCATGGGATCCATCTGCGGGCTGTCAGCCATTAACTGTAATATTTAAGGATAGCACCAAGGCAGTTGCAAACAGCACCTACCTTTGGAAATTTGGCGATGGTAATACATCAACCCTTGTTAATCCGGTACATGTTTATAAGAATTATGGAATATATGATGTATCGCTTACGGTAACTACACCTCAAGGTTGTGAAACTTCCTTATTGAAGCCCCAAATTATAGAAGTATATGAAAGACCAGTAGCACTGTTTGAATGGTCTCCAAAAGACCCTTCACTTTTTTATCCTATGGTATATTTCTATGATCAAAGTTCGGGAAATCCAACTCAATGGACCTGGACATTTGGCGATAGCAGTTTATTCTCCTTTGAGCAAAACCCTAATCATCAATACGAAGATACAGGTAAATATGTGGTAACGTTGTTAGTAAGCAATCAATATGGTTGTACTGATTCTATTGAGTTTATAATTGAAGTTAAGGATAACTTTACCTTCTATATTCCTAATACGTTTACCCCAAATGGAGATGGCAAGAATGATTACTTTGCAGTGTTAGGAATTAACTATGAGCGATTTACCACACGCATATTAAACCGCTGGGGTCAACCGGTGTTTGAAACTAATGCGCCCAACTTCTGGGATGGAAATGATTTTAACGGGAAGGAATCTCCTCAGGGAACGTATGTTTATGTTATTGAAGTTTTTGAAAAAACAGGAAAGAAGCATACCTATAGAGGCAACATAAATTTAGTCAGGTAA
- a CDS encoding glycosyltransferase has protein sequence MHTQCRFKKRYAIEEAGSGNLKEFVLYFKPFRFKLLNRFFHFFNYYKLARLACHKSGKPEIVHLQVMYRMVIIAWFFKFIYRAPLVITEHWHGFLDGTFEKESALLRQSVKAVLAQAAMVTTVSLQLKNALVKFVDDKKVRIVPNVCNTGLVRDNLFSKAVNALIVADLDDRIKNISGVIEVVNKLYNSGLNKGFCLTILGNGKDKEMLENKATQLSKSEIIRFVGMQTHETTLDYIASCDFLIVNSMVETFSLVTLEAILSGIPVIATRCGGPEQFVNNKNGMLIEANNPEQLESALITMINSYKNYTKEEVRASVNNIYSPVAIGKEFDRIYRS, from the coding sequence TTGCATACCCAATGCAGGTTTAAAAAGCGTTATGCCATTGAGGAAGCGGGTAGTGGAAATCTGAAGGAATTTGTTTTATACTTTAAGCCCTTTAGATTTAAATTATTAAATCGGTTTTTCCATTTTTTTAACTACTATAAATTAGCCAGACTGGCTTGCCACAAAAGTGGCAAGCCGGAAATAGTGCATCTGCAAGTTATGTATCGCATGGTTATTATCGCATGGTTTTTCAAGTTTATTTATCGTGCTCCTTTAGTTATAACCGAACACTGGCATGGGTTTTTAGATGGGACTTTCGAAAAAGAAAGTGCATTGTTAAGACAAAGTGTAAAAGCAGTTTTAGCACAGGCAGCCATGGTAACTACCGTTTCGTTACAACTCAAAAATGCTTTGGTTAAATTTGTGGATGATAAAAAAGTACGAATAGTACCCAATGTATGCAACACCGGTTTAGTCAGGGATAATTTATTTTCGAAAGCGGTTAATGCACTTATTGTAGCTGATTTGGATGACAGGATAAAGAATATAAGCGGTGTAATAGAAGTGGTTAACAAGCTTTACAATTCAGGACTAAATAAGGGCTTTTGCCTTACTATATTAGGAAATGGCAAGGACAAGGAAATGCTTGAAAACAAGGCAACTCAATTGAGCAAATCAGAGATTATTCGTTTCGTTGGGATGCAAACACATGAGACAACACTTGATTATATTGCTTCCTGCGATTTTCTTATTGTAAATTCAATGGTAGAAACGTTTAGCCTGGTCACCTTAGAGGCCATTCTTAGTGGGATCCCTGTAATAGCTACCCGATGCGGGGGCCCCGAGCAATTTGTAAATAATAAAAACGGAATGTTAATTGAAGCAAATAACCCTGAACAATTGGAAAGTGCCTTAATTACAATGATAAACTCGTATAAAAATTATACGAAAGAAGAGGTAAGAGCAAGTGTTAATAACATCTACTCTCCAGTAGCTATAGGAAAAGAATTTGACCGCATTTATCGATCTTAA
- a CDS encoding DUF2029 domain-containing protein, with protein sequence MLLNNKAIRYAILLVLMAFHFWFGMSKGWNKANTDFTNYHVSAQLLMEGKIDSCYNDVYFQQKVTEYAVGARGQFSLYPPFCAVIAIPLSGFSIMQAKRVWLCFSLGCFLLLVIVFARVAHLSLLSSAISICFFGFSLTNDLFLGQIYLFIALIITTAIYCVKKNKIMFAALAATVASLKLVTIAWLALILNKQYRKHALLLCLGVLIFNGLLIGYAGVSCYLNYFYTRLMPYLGGQVFNEIPYDYAYQSFHSLLANVLLKDALLNPFPVFESPKLYWLLITALKILSIGFIGFVLLLFKKNKIQVDAFLALLVLVIIAFEPGSASYHLLLSIPALALCMKKYEFVIRKKIIMIFLVLLTGLLPAIIDKYIAVQFNFLLLHYSRLIMATAMFSSMFYILAIKSQNAYTSKTA encoded by the coding sequence ATGCTACTAAATAACAAAGCTATACGCTATGCGATTTTATTAGTGCTCATGGCATTTCATTTTTGGTTTGGTATGAGCAAGGGATGGAATAAAGCAAATACAGATTTTACAAATTACCATGTGTCGGCACAGTTATTAATGGAAGGTAAAATTGATAGCTGCTACAACGATGTCTATTTCCAGCAAAAAGTTACGGAATATGCTGTTGGTGCCCGTGGACAGTTTTCCTTATACCCACCTTTTTGCGCTGTCATAGCGATTCCGCTTTCTGGCTTTTCCATAATGCAAGCCAAACGAGTGTGGCTATGCTTTAGCTTAGGTTGTTTTCTATTGTTGGTAATTGTGTTTGCTAGAGTTGCTCACTTATCCTTACTTTCTTCTGCTATTAGTATCTGCTTTTTTGGCTTTAGCCTTACCAATGATTTATTTCTGGGTCAGATATACCTTTTCATTGCCTTGATAATAACTACAGCTATCTATTGTGTTAAGAAAAACAAGATAATGTTTGCAGCTTTAGCTGCAACAGTTGCATCATTAAAGTTAGTGACAATTGCATGGCTCGCACTTATCTTAAATAAACAATATCGCAAGCATGCACTATTGCTTTGCTTAGGGGTACTTATTTTCAATGGTTTGCTTATAGGATACGCAGGAGTGTCGTGTTACTTAAACTATTTCTATACGCGGCTGATGCCTTATTTGGGCGGGCAGGTGTTTAACGAAATTCCTTACGATTATGCTTATCAATCGTTTCATTCGTTACTTGCCAATGTTTTATTAAAGGACGCATTGCTAAATCCTTTTCCGGTATTTGAATCGCCCAAATTGTATTGGCTACTTATTACAGCATTAAAAATATTAAGCATCGGATTTATTGGTTTCGTATTATTGCTTTTTAAGAAAAATAAAATTCAGGTGGATGCATTTCTTGCTTTATTGGTTTTAGTAATTATTGCCTTTGAACCGGGCAGTGCATCATATCATTTATTGCTAAGTATTCCTGCTTTAGCATTATGTATGAAAAAATATGAATTTGTTATTCGGAAAAAAATCATCATGATTTTTTTGGTACTGTTAACGGGCTTGTTACCTGCAATTATTGATAAGTACATTGCCGTGCAATTTAATTTCCTGTTGCTGCATTATAGTCGTCTAATTATGGCTACTGCAATGTTCAGTTCTATGTTTTATATCTTAGCCATAAAAAGTCAAAATGCGTATACAAGTAAAACGGCTTAA
- a CDS encoding O-antigen ligase family protein, translating to MLSGQLVIDKKAGLLLVAYSLVAIAVGFFVPAYFLFFLLMSVAILSAIIISQSNFVAVSMVTIASLFFSINFPIPGTEASIRLPSEPLLIVSALAFLIRMVRTPVSKIKLDKADKLIILLMFFLACTIPFSSNVIISVKAYIIKAIYVLNFYFLSKYLLRQYPRLCTYWMYILLAASVICIPYFIYLHAAYDFNKDAAGTVVKPFFNDHTLYSCFLAFLVPFTLTKIFNPTRSLLPTLFFIFSAIVLIVGIYFSSCRATWLGLLAGAALWLAMYLRIGKKLGVVILLTIAVYAAFKFDELMVSGIRNRFDSSARTADIEVQLKSVANLNNDNSNLERINRWSCALRMVAQRPLYGYGLGNYQFAYIPFQLKSEMTPISITSPYNIVEGRGGTAHNEWLLILSEAGIVPFIILILFIYTVLRFHNVKLANMTASYKAAFFGAVIFLVHTLFNNFLDTDKVAFLFYTSLVLLTLPLAQHERNATK from the coding sequence ATGCTTTCGGGACAATTAGTAATAGATAAAAAAGCAGGATTATTGCTAGTTGCTTATTCACTAGTTGCAATTGCTGTTGGATTTTTTGTGCCGGCATATTTCCTTTTTTTTCTTTTAATGTCGGTGGCTATACTAAGTGCTATTATTATAAGCCAAAGCAATTTTGTAGCGGTCAGTATGGTTACCATTGCATCATTGTTTTTCAGCATAAACTTTCCAATTCCCGGCACCGAAGCTTCTATACGCCTGCCGTCTGAGCCTCTCCTTATTGTTTCTGCTTTGGCGTTTTTAATCCGAATGGTACGAACCCCTGTTTCAAAAATAAAGCTTGATAAGGCAGACAAGTTGATTATCCTGCTTATGTTTTTTCTTGCTTGCACCATTCCATTTTCTTCTAATGTTATTATATCGGTTAAAGCTTATATTATAAAGGCCATCTATGTTCTTAATTTTTATTTTTTATCCAAGTATTTGTTGCGGCAGTATCCACGCCTTTGCACTTATTGGATGTATATTTTACTCGCTGCATCTGTTATCTGCATACCATATTTTATTTATCTGCATGCTGCTTACGATTTCAATAAGGATGCCGCAGGCACCGTAGTCAAACCATTTTTTAACGACCATACATTATACAGTTGTTTTCTGGCATTTCTCGTTCCTTTTACGTTGACTAAAATTTTTAATCCGACCAGGAGTCTGCTTCCAACCTTGTTCTTTATTTTTTCTGCTATTGTTTTAATAGTCGGGATTTATTTTTCCTCGTGCCGTGCTACATGGCTTGGCTTGCTTGCCGGTGCAGCCCTTTGGCTTGCTATGTATCTTAGAATAGGCAAGAAGTTAGGCGTTGTCATTTTGTTAACCATTGCTGTATATGCTGCTTTTAAGTTTGATGAATTGATGGTAAGCGGCATACGCAATCGGTTTGATTCAAGCGCCCGTACAGCTGATATTGAAGTGCAATTAAAATCGGTTGCGAATTTAAACAATGACAATAGCAACCTGGAACGCATAAACCGCTGGAGCTGTGCATTGCGCATGGTAGCGCAAAGGCCGCTATATGGTTACGGACTTGGTAATTATCAGTTTGCTTATATTCCTTTCCAGCTCAAAAGTGAAATGACGCCTATTAGTATTACTTCGCCTTATAACATTGTGGAAGGTCGGGGTGGTACAGCACACAACGAATGGTTACTTATTCTTTCAGAAGCTGGAATTGTGCCATTCATAATTTTGATCTTGTTTATTTATACCGTTTTAAGATTTCACAACGTTAAGCTGGCCAACATGACGGCTAGCTATAAGGCAGCTTTTTTTGGAGCCGTTATTTTTTTGGTGCACACGCTTTTTAATAACTTTCTTGATACAGATAAGGTGGCATTTTTATTTTACACATCGCTCGTTTTATTAACCCTTCCTCTAGCACAGCATGAACGTAATGCTACTAAATAA